The Syntrophobotulus glycolicus DSM 8271 DNA window CCGAATATGTTTCGGAACAACCGCCTGTCCCGGATGATGAGGCAAATGTGCTGCCTGAAGGTACGGAGGGAATATACGCCAATGTTCCCGGCAGTGTATGGAAGGTACTGGTCAGGGAAGGGGAACAGGTCAAAAAAGAGCAGCCGCTGGTCATCATGGAAAGCATGAAAATGGAGTTCGCCCAAAACGCTTCAAATGACGCAGCGATAGAAAAGGTATTTGTCAAACCGGGAGATATAGTAAATTCCGGTCAAATCTTAATATGGTTGAAGCCCAGCTGCTAAAAAAGAAAGCGGAAGGTAAAACGAAGAGGAAGTGAAGCAGAATGATTATCCTGCCTGAAAAACTTACGCTGTCCTGGTTAAGAGAGCATTATCTGCAAAGTAAAATTGACCCGGAACAGGTCATAGCTGAGATAAGCTTACGAGCGGAAGCGGCAGCGAATATGAGTATTTGGATCGTCCCTCCTGATCCTGAATGGATCAGGCCGTATTTGGACAGGTTATCTGAACTGGAAATAGACAGTCATCCGTTATGGGGAATCCCCTTTGCGATAAAGGACAATATAGACCTGGCGGGTGTGCTGACTACGGCTGCTTGCCCGGATTATGCCTATATGCCGGATCAAAACGCGGCCGTGGTTGACCGGCTGATCGAGGCAGGCGCGATTCCCGTAGGGAAAACAAATCTTGATCAGTTTGCAACCGGACTAGTGGGGACAAGAAGCCCGTTTGGAGCAGTGCCTAATGCTTTGCGGCAAGAATTGATAAGCGGAGGGTCGAGTGCAGGTTCGGCAGCATCTGTTGCCAAAGGACAGGCCGTTTTTGCCCTGGGAACGGATACAGCCGGTTCGGGGCGTGTTCCGGCAGCTTTAAATGGGCTGTACGGCTGGAAACCAAGCTGCGGCGCTTGGCCGCTGAGTGGTGTTGTTCCGGCCTGCGCCAGTCTTGACTGTGTTACGGTCTTTGCGAATTCCATAGATGATTGCCTGGTTGTCGATCATGCTGTACGCGGACGAGATGCGGAAGATCCCTGGTCACAAGAATATCCTTATCCGGAGCCCCAAAGGCCTGAAAGGATCTTTTTACCGGCAAAGGAACCTGAATTTTTCGGCCCATTTGCCGAAAATTATCAACTGGCCTGGCATAAGACTGTGGATAGAATCAGGAAAATCTGGCCGGAAACATCAACAATTGACGGTTCACTGCTGGAACGAGCTGCCGGCATATTGTACGAAGGCCCCTGGATTGCTGAAAGGTGGGCTGATTTAGGCCGGTTTGTGGAGACACACCCCGGCAGCGTATTGGATGTCACCGAGAAAATTTTGCGCAGTGGGATACATTTTGACGCAGCTTCTCTTTTTGAAGCAATCCATGAATTACAATCGATGAAAGCGCAGGTCAAAAAGCTGCTTCATGAGGCGGTTCTTATCTTACCAACTTGCGGGGGAACATGGACCAGGGAACAGGTAATCGAGGATCCTGTTAAGAAAAACAGCGCCCTCGGCAAGTATACGAATCATTGCAATCTCCTGGATCTGTGCGCGGTTGCAGTGCCTTCCGGCTGGGCGGCAGAAAACCTTCCTTTCGGGATCACTCTATTTGCGCTTGCGGGGAAGGAAGGTCTGCTTGCCGGATTCCTATCAAATGCAGGGAAGCACAAAGGATAGATTTGGATTGCAGCGCAGCCAAATCTATTGTAAACTAAAATATACAAAAATGTTTACAATAAGAGTTGAGGAGCAGTACAAAAATGAGTCAAAGTCAGACGCCTAATCTACGGATAATGGTTTTTGCATGTCTTTTTACGGCACTAATCATGATCGGAGGTTATCTGAGCTTTCCAATTCCGTTCAGTCCGGTCCCTATTGTACTGGCGGATTTCTTCATCATGCTTGCGGGTTTACTCTTAGGAGCATCCTGGGGTAGCGCCAGTGTAGGGTTGTTTCTTTTTTTAGGTGCGCTCGGGCTTCCGGTTTTTGCGGGCGGAAAAGCAGGATTGGCAGTTTTCTTTGGGCCGACAGGAGGGTTCCTGTTCGGATATTTGGCCGGGGTTTTTGTTATCGGGCTGATCGCTGGGAAAGGAAAATCTTCATTGATCAAAGATAGCGTTGCCTTAATTGTGGGCAACATGCTTTTGTACAGTATGGGCGTTACTTGGCTGAAGCTGGCTTTGAAAATTTCCTGGATAAAAGCATCGGCCTTGGGGTTTTTGCCCTTCGTACCAGGGATGATCATCAAAATTATTGTTGCCGCAGCCTTGATTAAACGATTAAGGCCCCTTCTTCAGTCGCTTATCACTGATCAAAGATAAAGAGGGAGGGTTAAATGAGCGGCATTCTTGAAACTCAACAGTTAACACATATTTTTCCAAACGGCAAAGCGGCAATTCAGGAGATCAACCTTTCCATAAAAGGGGGGGAGTTCGTGATTATTGCCGGTCCTAACGGTTCAGGAAAGACCGTTTTGATACGGCATTTTAATGGACTCTTCCTCCCTACGAAAGGGAAAGTATTATTGGAAGGGGAGCCGATCACGAAAGATCTGACTGAAGCAAGAAAAAAAATCGGCTTGATTTTTCAGAATTCGGATAGTCAAATCGTTGGTCAGACTGTTGCTGATGACGTGGCGTTTGGTCCGGAAAATCTCAATTTATCCCGTAAGGAAGTTGATCATCGCGTGAAAGAATCACTGGAAGCTGTAGGATTAAGCGATTTGGCTAACCAACAGCCGCATACTCTGTCCGGAGGTCAGAAAAAAAAGCTGACAGTGGCAGGTGTGCTTGCCATGAACCCCCAAATTATTGTTTTTGATGAACCATTTACTGGATTGGATTATCCGGGAGTACTTCAGGTATTAAAACAAATCGTTGGCCTGCACAAAAACGGGCATACGATTATTTTAGTAACCCATGAGCTGGAGAAAACGCTTGCCCATGCAGGCCGCTTGATTATTATGGAAAAGGGGCGTATTGTCAGGGATGGTGAACCCAGCCAGCTCATTAATGAGGTGGAGTTATACGGGATAAGGAGACCTTATGGACAAAATCGAAGTGTTGAGACGATGACATGGCTGAGTTGAATATTTTTCATTACATCCCCCGGGCATCAATTGTTCATTGCATGGATGGGCGAATAAAGCTGATATGTATGATCCTATTTACTTTGGCGGCAGGGATGGCCGCCAGGGTATTTGATTTGGCCATTTTAACGTCAGTATTGCTTATTACGCTGATAAGCTCCAGATTACCTCTCAGAAACTTATTCAGGGACATAAGGTATTTTCTTTTTTTAATCGGTATGATAATTGTTGTGAATTCCTTTAGCGTCCCGGGTACGCCGATTAAGAATATTCCGATTCACAGTTTTACTTGGGAGGGGCTTAATTCAGGCCTGTTATACGGATGGAGGCTTATGTTAATTATTCTATTATGTGTGATTTTAACAGGAAGCACTTCTATTTCATCATTAAAAAACGTTATTGAATGGTTTCTCGCTCCCATCCCTTTTGTCCCGGAAGCCAGGGTAGCTGCTATGTTCAGTTTGACCTTTGTTTTGATACCGCTCATTTTTGATCAAGCTTCCGAAATGCGGGAGGCCCAGAAAGCACGGTGTATTGATGAAAGAAAAAACCTGTTAAAACGGGTAAAATTATATCTCTATCCACTGTTGCTGCATACGTTTATGCGTGCCGATGAAATGGTACTGGCAATGGAATCAAGGTGCTATTCCGAAGTTCGGACTAAGGCAGTTTTTCAAACGAACAGTAAGGACTGGCTGCTTTTCACGCTTTCAATGCTGATTTGTTCGATGATCTTTTTTCATCGTTTTTAGGGGGGAAAATCATGTCTTTAAAACAATCTATTCTTCAAATATTAGAAGAAAACAGAGAAACAAGCATTTCTGGTCAGCAGCTTGCAAAAAGATTCTCGGTTTCCCGCGCAGCTGTATGGAAAGCCATTAATGCCCTAAAAACAGAAGGATATCAGATTGATTCGGTGACCAACAAAGGTTATCGGCTAGCGGAGGATTGTGATATTTTGTCGGCAGAGGGAATTTTACCATTTTTGAAATTAGAATACAAAGATACTGATCTCTATGTCAGTAAAACAGTTGAATCGACAAATCAAGAGGCAAAAAAATACTCTGCGAAGAAGACTAAGCAGAGGATTCTTATCGTTGCAAATGAGCAAACACTTGGCAAAGGCCGGTTTGGCAGGACCTTTTTTTCTCCTGAAAATAGCGGTATCTATATGAGCATCATTTTGCCATTAAATATCGAAGCGATAAATGCGGTGTTGATTACCACTGCCGCAGCGGTTGCGGTATGTCGCGCCATACAAAGTGTGGCAAATGTCCAGCCTCAGATCAAATGGGTAAATGATATCTTTCTGGAGGGCAAGAAGATATGCGGGATTCTTACCGAAGCCTTTACAAATGTTGAAAGCGGAATAGTGGAAAGCGTCGTAGTG harbors:
- a CDS encoding allophanate hydrolase, with the translated sequence MIILPEKLTLSWLREHYLQSKIDPEQVIAEISLRAEAAANMSIWIVPPDPEWIRPYLDRLSELEIDSHPLWGIPFAIKDNIDLAGVLTTAACPDYAYMPDQNAAVVDRLIEAGAIPVGKTNLDQFATGLVGTRSPFGAVPNALRQELISGGSSAGSAASVAKGQAVFALGTDTAGSGRVPAALNGLYGWKPSCGAWPLSGVVPACASLDCVTVFANSIDDCLVVDHAVRGRDAEDPWSQEYPYPEPQRPERIFLPAKEPEFFGPFAENYQLAWHKTVDRIRKIWPETSTIDGSLLERAAGILYEGPWIAERWADLGRFVETHPGSVLDVTEKILRSGIHFDAASLFEAIHELQSMKAQVKKLLHEAVLILPTCGGTWTREQVIEDPVKKNSALGKYTNHCNLLDLCAVAVPSGWAAENLPFGITLFALAGKEGLLAGFLSNAGKHKG
- a CDS encoding biotin transporter BioY, translated to MSQSQTPNLRIMVFACLFTALIMIGGYLSFPIPFSPVPIVLADFFIMLAGLLLGASWGSASVGLFLFLGALGLPVFAGGKAGLAVFFGPTGGFLFGYLAGVFVIGLIAGKGKSSLIKDSVALIVGNMLLYSMGVTWLKLALKISWIKASALGFLPFVPGMIIKIIVAAALIKRLRPLLQSLITDQR
- a CDS encoding energy-coupling factor ABC transporter ATP-binding protein, giving the protein MSGILETQQLTHIFPNGKAAIQEINLSIKGGEFVIIAGPNGSGKTVLIRHFNGLFLPTKGKVLLEGEPITKDLTEARKKIGLIFQNSDSQIVGQTVADDVAFGPENLNLSRKEVDHRVKESLEAVGLSDLANQQPHTLSGGQKKKLTVAGVLAMNPQIIVFDEPFTGLDYPGVLQVLKQIVGLHKNGHTIILVTHELEKTLAHAGRLIIMEKGRIVRDGEPSQLINEVELYGIRRPYGQNRSVETMTWLS
- a CDS encoding energy-coupling factor transporter transmembrane component T family protein, which produces MAELNIFHYIPRASIVHCMDGRIKLICMILFTLAAGMAARVFDLAILTSVLLITLISSRLPLRNLFRDIRYFLFLIGMIIVVNSFSVPGTPIKNIPIHSFTWEGLNSGLLYGWRLMLIILLCVILTGSTSISSLKNVIEWFLAPIPFVPEARVAAMFSLTFVLIPLIFDQASEMREAQKARCIDERKNLLKRVKLYLYPLLLHTFMRADEMVLAMESRCYSEVRTKAVFQTNSKDWLLFTLSMLICSMIFFHRF
- a CDS encoding biotin--[acetyl-CoA-carboxylase] ligase, with the protein product MSLKQSILQILEENRETSISGQQLAKRFSVSRAAVWKAINALKTEGYQIDSVTNKGYRLAEDCDILSAEGILPFLKLEYKDTDLYVSKTVESTNQEAKKYSAKKTKQRILIVANEQTLGKGRFGRTFFSPENSGIYMSIILPLNIEAINAVLITTAAAVAVCRAIQSVANVQPQIKWVNDIFLEGKKICGILTEAFTNVESGIVESVVVGIGVNFKTKPEQFPDEIKETAASLFSGKAPSVTRNHLIAEMTNQLLEICGDLNDRQFLEEYKARSMVLGEKIQFFRNNSWHIAKVLDIDPNGGLIIEDEQGKIQTLNSGEISIQWIKTEEKER